Genomic segment of Desulfobulbaceae bacterium:
AAAATCGCGGGGCCCTGGCCAGAACATTTCCGGAACCGTCTATGACCAGGCTTTGTCCGTCAAAGACGAGAGAGTCTTGGCCGCCGACCTGATTGACGTAGATAATCGGAGTGTTGTGTTTTTTTGCCAACTGGCGGAAAAAGGCAAGTTTCACCTCAGGTTTTCGCAAATGAAAGGGCGAGGCGGCAATATTGATCAAAATGTCCAGGCCGGTTTCGGAGGCATCAACAAGATTCTGGACCGGATTATGGGCGTATAGTTTAGAAGGTTCGGCGTCATCAAAACCTTCGGTTAGCAGGTCAAAAAGAGTTGGATCGTTAAAGATATCTTCGCAGATTGTGATACCCAGAATTTTTCCTTGAAACTGCACGGGGGTGGTAGCGCCACCCGGCTCAAAATAGCGCGACTCATCAAAGACATCATAGGTTGGCAGTAACTGTTTGTGGACGGCATGGCAAAAGGCCGGGGTGCTTAAGATGGCGCTGTTGTGCAGTGGTTTGCCTGT
This window contains:
- a CDS encoding NAD+ synthase; translation: MKIAAIQLNPVIGDFTANSSAMLNWAKKAKEEGADLAIFPEMAISGYPPQDLLERPAFIAAHQLAMQSLQEQCGLPILFGSITPCSSPTGKPLHNSAILSTPAFCHAVHKQLLPTYDVFDESRYFEPGGATTPVQFQGKILGITICEDIFNDPTLFDLLTEGFDDAEPSKLYAHNPVQNLVDASETGLDILINIAASPFHLRKPEVKLAFFRQLAKKHNTPIIYVNQVGGQDSLVFDGQSLVIDGSGNVLARAPRF